In the bacterium genome, GGTAACTCGCGATAGCGTCATCGCCCTGAAGACAGCTGACGACCACGGGTCCCGAAGTCATGAACTTCACAAGATCTGCAAAGAAGGGTCGCTCCTTGTGCACCTCGTAGAAGCCTTCCGCTTCTTTCTGGCTGAGGTGGAGCATGCGACTGGCGATGATCTCGAGACCTGCGGACTCGATCATCTCCAGGATTGCTCCGATGTGGTTGGCACGTACGGCATCGGGCTTGATGATGGATAGTGTTCGTTCCATGGCGCGCGGAGGGTAGCCGCGACTTTCTCGCCGTCAACGTGGGACAGCTGCGCCAGCCCCCTGCGGCGGAGCGGCAGAGTCGGGAAAAATCTCCCAGACTCCGGTCATGGATATTTCGCGAAGATCGTTCAATCACCTGGTACTGACGGGGCTGGTGGCACCCCGACTCGGCCTCAGCGCCGCACCGCTTTCCCGCTGGGGCGTCAAGAAGAGCCGGGTTCCCGGCGGGGGTCGCGTCATCGTGATCGGCGCCGGTTTCGCGGGCATCTCGGCTGCGCGTTCACTCCGCGATCGCGGATATCAGGTCGAGATACTCGAGGCGCGCGATCGCATCGGCGGGCGCGTGAGCACGGTCGATGGCCTGGGCACGCCCATCGACCTGGGAGCTTCCTGGTTGCACGGCGGTCCTGGGAATCCGCTCAAGCAAATCGCAGGAGACGCGACGATCCCGGTTCACGTCACCAACTATCGGAATGCCTGGATTCGCGACATCCATGGTGGGTCTTCGGAAAGCCTTTCCAAGAAGAAGTTCTTTGCCAACGATTTCGACCATCTGCTGAGTGAGAGCGCCGCATGGCCCGTCTTCCAGCTTCGCTTGCGCCGATTGCTGCGCATGGGCGGACCGGGAACCACGCTCGCCGACGTGATCGAGCGCAGCGCCGATGAACTCGGAGATGAAGCCACCCGTTGTGTGTTGCGTGAAGCGCTCGAGAGCATGTACGCGTCTCCCGCCGATGAACTCGGCATCGCAGCATTACTACCCGAGTCTCGCACCGAACCCGTGGGCGGAATGCTCGCGGAGGGAGAGGAATTTGTCATCGGTGGCATGGGCCGTGTGCTCGATGCCGTGCGCGGCGATCTCGAGGTGCGCATGGGTACGCCCGTCACACGCGTCTCATTGGACGAATCTGGAGTGGTGGTGCGAGCCGGGGATGAAGAACTGAATGCCGACGCCGTCGTCGTCACGGTTTCCGTCGGCGTTCTGAAGGCGCAGGGCATCGAGTTCGACCCACCGCTGCCAAAGAGACACCAGCGTGCGCTCGAGACACTCGATATCGGAACCATGAACAAGATCGTCTTGCGCTTCCGTCGGCTGCTCTGGCCGAGCCGACTCGACTACTTCTTGACCTGTGGCGGCCTCTGTTCGAGTTACTGGAATCTGAAGCGCTACACCAACGAACCCATACTCGTCGGACTCGCGGGCGGTCAGCGCGCGCTGGAGATCGAGACGATGACGGACAAGCAGATCATCGATCGCGTCGCCACGGAACTGGCTCAGGTCTTCGGTGGCCGGCGCAATAATCCCACCGACTTCAAAATCACGCGCTGGAAGTCCGATCCGTATGCGCGAGGTTCCTATTCCCGTCTGCTGCCCGGAGCGGATGGGACCGAGCGCGATGCTCTCGCACAACCGGTCGAAGGACGGCTGTTCTTCGCGGGTGAAGCCACCGACCCCACTGATCCCAAGACGGTACATGGAGCGTACTGGTCCGGACAGCGCGCCGCGGCCGAGGTTGCCGGCGAAGCTTGATAGGCGAGGCGCGGCTAGCGGGCTGCGGACTAGAGATCTTCAGGTCGATCCAGGTCGCGACCGCGTTGCGGGTCGAGTTCGAGGCTGCGCAGATCCTCGGGATGGGCTCGGATCACATCCCGCCCCCCCTGCCCTGCGCGTAGCGCGAGTAGCTCCTTGGCGTAGCGGCGCGCGAACAGAACCGGATTCCCGGGCCGTCCGGCATAGCTTGCGCGAATGATGCCTTTGGATCCGACTGCAAATTCCGCGATCAGCACATCGAAGTCGCGAGCCAGCAAAAAGGGCTGATCCGCAAGTGCGATCAGCACGCCTGCGTCATCCGGACGCAAGCCTGCGATCGCGGCCCGCACCGATGAAGCGCGTCCGGTCTCCCCCGGGTCGGGGGTCAACACGTCCACCTCGAACGGCTCGACGAGCCGTCGACCGTCGAGATCATCTCGTCGCAACACGACGCTGACGCGACAAGCATGACTCTGGGCCAGTTGCGAGATCACTCGGGTCAGCATCGCTTCGCCGTCGACTTTCAGCAGATGCTTGCCGCCGGGCGGAGCAACCCCTCGCATGCGCTCGCCGCGGCCTGCCGCGAGCACGACGGTGGGGATTCGCACATCCGCCTTCGCGAAAAGAGCCAATGAAACGCCGGCCTCGCTCTACGCCCCGCCCGAAGAGATCGACTCGATCAGTTCGGGGACTCGCTCGTGCACTTCTTCGGGAACTCGAAACGTCGTCATCCAGGCCAGAACCTGCAGGTCTTCGGGTTCGACCCGGTCGCGCCCGGCGAGCAAGGCGCGACCGCGCAAGAGCTTGACCGCCTTGACCAGAAAACTGCGGTCCGTCAGAAGTGAATTGGTTTCGTCACAAGAGTGGTCCACCACCAGTCGCCGGAGAAATTCGAGCAGGGCCTCGATCAGCGCGTCGGGTAGTTCCACGCGCCCGAGCGCCTCGTAGAGTTCATCGAAGTCGGCGCGTCGAAGTACCGGTTGGGCGATCGGTTGCTCCTGAACCGCGCCGTCGGCAAATCGGTCGATCAGGGTACGGGCGGCACTGGCGTCGCCCGATTGAATCAGTCCGCAGACCCGCAACTGAATCGCGAAACGGTCGAGATTCGCCGGGTCCAGCGGCTCGTTGTAGTACTCGTCGCGCATCGGGTTGCTGGTCGCGATCGCAGTCAAGAGCGGAATCGGCTGGTCGCCGAATTGCCGCTCGTTGAGGATCCGCAACAGCACGTTGAGCGCCTCACCGGGAGCGCGCGAGATGTCGTCGAGTACGGCGACCTCCGCGGTCAGGATTCCTCCGGGTTCGATGCGCTGATGAATGCGCTCACCAGACCCGTCGTCGACGGGCCTGCGCTCGAGCACCACATCGCCGACCATATCGGCGAGCCGTGCATCGCGATGCAGTTGATAGAAAAAGAAGCCGAGGCTGGAGCCGCGCGCGGCCAGTTCGGCCATGCGCGTCTTGGCGGTACCGGGCGGCCCCTCCAGATAGATGTGCTCACGACACACCAGCCCGAGCAGGAGAGCGGACTTCGTCTCATCGTGGGCGATCACGTGCTGGTCCAGCAGATCGCGGAGCGCCTTGAGTTTTTCTCGCATCAGACTGCCACTCTTTCCGGAACTTCCAGAACGCTGAGTTTGCCCCCGGGCCTCGGTCGCGCGGTGAAGCGAAGACCTCCGGTCTCCGCGGCGATCTCGCCGAGCACGCGCGGACACTCCCCGAGTCCGAGGAATACCGTGTGTACTCTAACTCCGAGTTCCCGGGCAAGCGCGCGTTCTCGGCGTACCTCGGGATCCCCGAGAATCGGCACGCCATCGGTGAGCAGGACGATGTGGCGATTGCGTCCGCCGATACGGCTGAAATCGGCCAGCGCCGAGCGCAGGGGAGCCTCGTAGTTGGTTCGCCCCTCCGCCCGCCGACTCGCCGCCAAACCCAGCAGCTTGTGATAGCGACGGTGGAAGAAGCGGCCTCCCGCGCTGAAACGTTCGGCATCGTGATTGAATTCGATATAGCCCATGCGCATGCCGCGCTTCGCGCAGGTGCGCACCATGCCCCAGACCACCTGCCCCGCCCAGCGGGAGAGCCGACCCTCCATCGATGCGGAAACATCGCGCAGGACCGCGAGGGTGCCGCCCGCGTTCTCGCGACGCCGCCTGTAGACACGTGGCTGGCCTGGCAAGCGCGCCTCGAGCAGAAGCACGGCATCGACGGGATCGGCATCGAGAATCTCGTCCAGGCGCCGCATGCGTCGATAGCCCCTTGGCTGACCCCCGGGATCATCACCGGTGTCGGCCGCACCGCGCTCGAAGTGCCCGGAGAGCGCACGCAATAGGACTTCGACTTCGGC is a window encoding:
- a CDS encoding nucleotidyltransferase family protein; its protein translation is MRIPTVVLAAGRGERMRGVAPPGGKHLLKVDGEAMLTRVISQLAQSHACRVSVVLRRDDLDGRRLVEPFEVDVLTPDPGETGRASSVRAAIAGLRPDDAGVLIALADQPFLLARDFDVLIAEFAVGSKGIIRASYAGRPGNPVLFARRYAKELLALRAGQGGRDVIRAHPEDLRSLELDPQRGRDLDRPEDL
- a CDS encoding MoxR family ATPase, yielding MREKLKALRDLLDQHVIAHDETKSALLLGLVCREHIYLEGPPGTAKTRMAELAARGSSLGFFFYQLHRDARLADMVGDVVLERRPVDDGSGERIHQRIEPGGILTAEVAVLDDISRAPGEALNVLLRILNERQFGDQPIPLLTAIATSNPMRDEYYNEPLDPANLDRFAIQLRVCGLIQSGDASAARTLIDRFADGAVQEQPIAQPVLRRADFDELYEALGRVELPDALIEALLEFLRRLVVDHSCDETNSLLTDRSFLVKAVKLLRGRALLAGRDRVEPEDLQVLAWMTTFRVPEEVHERVPELIESISSGGA
- a CDS encoding NAD(P)-binding protein, yielding MDISRRSFNHLVLTGLVAPRLGLSAAPLSRWGVKKSRVPGGGRVIVIGAGFAGISAARSLRDRGYQVEILEARDRIGGRVSTVDGLGTPIDLGASWLHGGPGNPLKQIAGDATIPVHVTNYRNAWIRDIHGGSSESLSKKKFFANDFDHLLSESAAWPVFQLRLRRLLRMGGPGTTLADVIERSADELGDEATRCVLREALESMYASPADELGIAALLPESRTEPVGGMLAEGEEFVIGGMGRVLDAVRGDLEVRMGTPVTRVSLDESGVVVRAGDEELNADAVVVTVSVGVLKAQGIEFDPPLPKRHQRALETLDIGTMNKIVLRFRRLLWPSRLDYFLTCGGLCSSYWNLKRYTNEPILVGLAGGQRALEIETMTDKQIIDRVATELAQVFGGRRNNPTDFKITRWKSDPYARGSYSRLLPGADGTERDALAQPVEGRLFFAGEATDPTDPKTVHGAYWSGQRAAAEVAGEA
- the ndk gene encoding nucleoside-diphosphate kinase, which gives rise to MERTLSIIKPDAVRANHIGAILEMIESAGLEIIASRMLHLSQKEAEGFYEVHKERPFFADLVKFMTSGPVVVSCLQGDDAIASYRKLMGATNPEEADAGTIRKRFASNIEQNACHGSDAPETAAVEIAYFFRTIDIVK